One genomic segment of Polyangiaceae bacterium includes these proteins:
- a CDS encoding tetratricopeptide repeat protein, translating into MVEAYHTRVVAEPGGRAKRTCTCYSAITSRASCAGSTGAVGVHGDPWEDPAVVRVVPAVRVRRHLLGVWLLGGSVCAACAASHEPEPATALAEAKEGGAWVMLEDGDCVYIPPDEWKAQQAEAEERARRDFQKQRGACAKGDGFSCRLAAYAYEEGHGTSENQREAAKYRQRAARLWDAACQQGRLDECAALGAAYVRGEGVKQDTARGRELQRRANQGYRAACDGGDGDACHSLGTQFILGAGLVRSREEQQKHYARAASLREKRCDADEWDACRGLALQMSEGEGIPRDRDAAQRLFEKSARLAEAACTAGDPAACDYAERMRR; encoded by the coding sequence ATGGTGGAAGCGTACCACACCCGTGTCGTCGCCGAGCCCGGTGGCCGGGCGAAGCGCACCTGCACTTGTTACAGCGCCATCACTTCTCGCGCTTCGTGCGCGGGGAGTACGGGCGCGGTGGGCGTGCATGGGGATCCGTGGGAAGATCCGGCGGTGGTGCGCGTAGTCCCAGCGGTGCGGGTGAGACGTCATCTTCTCGGCGTTTGGCTTCTCGGCGGCAGCGTCTGCGCGGCGTGCGCAGCGAGCCACGAGCCTGAGCCCGCCACGGCGCTCGCCGAAGCCAAAGAAGGGGGCGCGTGGGTGATGCTGGAAGACGGCGACTGCGTCTACATCCCACCCGACGAATGGAAGGCGCAGCAGGCCGAGGCGGAGGAGCGTGCCCGCCGCGATTTCCAGAAGCAGCGGGGGGCATGCGCCAAAGGAGACGGTTTTTCCTGCAGGTTGGCGGCCTATGCCTACGAAGAAGGGCACGGGACTTCGGAAAACCAGCGTGAAGCCGCCAAATACCGCCAGCGCGCCGCGCGGTTGTGGGATGCAGCGTGCCAACAGGGGCGGCTGGACGAATGCGCGGCCCTGGGAGCGGCCTATGTTCGCGGTGAAGGCGTGAAGCAAGACACGGCGCGTGGCCGCGAGCTACAGCGTCGCGCGAACCAAGGCTACCGCGCCGCCTGCGACGGCGGTGATGGCGATGCTTGTCACTCCCTCGGCACGCAGTTCATCCTGGGTGCGGGCCTGGTGCGCAGCCGAGAGGAGCAGCAGAAGCACTACGCAAGGGCCGCGAGTTTGCGCGAAAAGCGCTGCGACGCCGACGAATGGGACGCGTGCCGCGGGCTCGCCCTGCAAATGAGTGAGGGCGAGGGGATCCCACGAGACCGCGACGCGGCCCAACGTCTCTTCGAGAAGTCGGCGCGCTTGGCCGAGGCGGCCTGTACCGCGGGTGACCCGGCGGCCTGCGACTATGCGGAGCGCATGCGCCGCTGA
- a CDS encoding nucleotidyl transferase AbiEii/AbiGii toxin family protein has translation MGAYFAGGTRIALDLGEYRESRDVDFLCSDAGLYAELRLLVRERGYDAIFARKGALELPREIRADQYGVRFPAMVRGVSLRVEIVREARFSFHAPDTPDWSPVDCLSIGDCFTAKLLANCDRWPDKDTLARDLLDLAALRHAHGPIPDRSWAAAESAYRRIVRADLGKAAKQFLDDRAFQTRCFSGLSVRENMTEPLLDAVRLLDIER, from the coding sequence TTGGGCGCGTACTTCGCCGGGGGCACCCGGATCGCGCTCGATCTTGGCGAGTACCGGGAATCCCGCGACGTGGATTTCCTTTGCTCGGACGCGGGGCTGTACGCCGAGCTCCGTCTATTGGTGAGAGAGCGCGGGTACGACGCGATCTTCGCCCGCAAAGGGGCCCTTGAACTTCCGCGCGAAATCCGAGCGGACCAGTACGGCGTACGTTTCCCCGCCATGGTCCGGGGCGTGTCGCTGCGAGTGGAGATCGTGCGCGAGGCACGATTCTCCTTCCATGCGCCGGACACTCCCGACTGGTCCCCGGTCGACTGCCTTTCTATCGGCGACTGCTTCACGGCGAAGCTGTTGGCCAACTGCGATCGCTGGCCCGACAAGGACACCCTCGCGCGAGACCTCCTCGATCTCGCCGCCCTGCGACATGCGCACGGACCGATTCCAGATCGATCGTGGGCGGCGGCGGAATCCGCCTACCGCCGCATCGTCCGAGCCGACCTCGGCAAGGCCGCAAAGCAATTCCTCGACGATCGCGCGTTCCAGACGCGCTGTTTCTCTGGTTTGTCGGTTCGTGAAAACATGACCGAACCGCTGCTCGACGCCGTGCGTTTGCTCGATATCGAGCGCTGA
- a CDS encoding type II toxin-antitoxin system VapC family toxin, whose protein sequence is MDRVALDTTFLIDVQNERRVRGKARGAIAFLESNRETELLLPCVALGEYLEGFEQPDSNEARALISGIRLLDVNPDVARAYAAAARALRSSGPLIGSNDLWIGCTALAFGVPIVTRNAEHFRRIPKLQVVTYSG, encoded by the coding sequence GTGGACCGAGTAGCTCTCGACACGACCTTTCTCATCGACGTGCAGAACGAACGTCGAGTGAGGGGAAAAGCGCGCGGAGCGATCGCGTTCCTCGAGTCGAACCGCGAAACGGAGCTGCTCCTTCCCTGCGTGGCCCTCGGTGAGTATCTCGAAGGTTTCGAGCAGCCCGACTCCAACGAAGCGAGGGCGCTCATCTCGGGTATTCGCTTGCTCGACGTGAACCCGGACGTTGCCCGCGCCTACGCTGCAGCTGCGAGAGCACTCCGCAGCAGCGGCCCGCTCATTGGCAGCAACGATCTCTGGATTGGTTGCACAGCGCTGGCTTTCGGCGTCCCCATCGTCACCCGCAACGCCGAGCATTTTCGACGTATTCCAAAGCTCCAGGTCGTCACCTACTCGGGTTGA
- a CDS encoding antitoxin VapB family protein, with protein MATKTISIDLEAYERLRKARQRPEESFSQVIKRARWNESGVTAATLLETLHSAPIPSRAVLERLDQAQRQDAAPDEPWTE; from the coding sequence ATGGCCACGAAGACGATTTCCATCGATCTGGAGGCGTACGAGCGACTGCGCAAGGCGCGCCAGCGGCCGGAAGAGTCCTTTTCGCAGGTCATCAAGCGTGCGCGCTGGAATGAATCCGGTGTCACCGCGGCCACCTTGCTGGAGACGCTGCACAGTGCCCCGATCCCCTCGCGTGCGGTCCTGGAGCGCCTCGACCAGGCGCAGCGACAAGACGCAGCGCCGGATGAGCCGTGGACCGAGTAG
- a CDS encoding inner membrane CreD family protein, with the protein MKRFFAILVIWLGAATAWMVLGSTLLVRSGEVSTALRDEVNQLWGAPIEQRPPEGTLSDPDSAGTTAAAAPSAPEPSPPAYRNGDPSDTRVPTSPATSVVALGTPARLSGSKLDVRLALEHRQKGLIWFPTYTVDFAADYRFENPEKGARELSVTIPLQETNALYEGFEVSSAGKPLRVDVNQGRAVFKDTLAAGASKTYSVKYRSRGTERWSYHLTAGTGRVDGFELNLDTDFTDVNFPSGTVSPSAHEVQGGGWHGTWKFSSLVASTPIGVELPQLLNPGPLASRITFFAPLSLLFFFFVVAILAAAQKRELHPLHYFFFSCAFFAFHLLFAYMVDHVSVGPAFAISAAVSVFLVVSYARLFVGYKFAFREMGLSQLMYLVLFSFTFFFDGYTGLSVTIGAIVTLFLVMQITGRKSWSELLGEKQPPAAHCAVPYRCGVAALERAEPAE; encoded by the coding sequence ATGAAACGATTTTTCGCAATATTGGTGATCTGGTTGGGGGCTGCAACGGCCTGGATGGTGCTGGGTTCGACCCTGCTGGTTCGGTCGGGAGAGGTGAGCACGGCGCTCCGAGATGAAGTGAATCAGCTGTGGGGCGCGCCGATCGAGCAACGGCCCCCTGAGGGAACGCTGTCCGATCCCGACAGCGCCGGCACCACTGCGGCTGCCGCGCCGTCAGCCCCCGAGCCGTCGCCCCCTGCGTACCGAAACGGTGATCCGAGCGATACCAGGGTGCCGACGTCGCCTGCGACCTCGGTAGTGGCGCTCGGCACGCCGGCTCGACTCAGCGGCTCGAAGCTAGATGTGCGGCTCGCCCTGGAACATCGTCAGAAGGGTCTCATCTGGTTTCCGACCTACACCGTGGACTTCGCGGCGGACTATCGTTTCGAGAATCCTGAGAAGGGTGCCCGTGAGCTGAGCGTCACCATTCCACTGCAAGAGACCAACGCTCTGTACGAAGGCTTCGAAGTCAGCTCCGCGGGTAAGCCGCTGCGCGTGGACGTCAACCAGGGTCGCGCGGTCTTCAAGGATACGTTGGCGGCGGGGGCTTCCAAGACGTACTCGGTCAAGTACCGATCCCGCGGCACCGAACGCTGGAGCTACCACCTGACTGCCGGCACGGGTCGCGTCGACGGCTTCGAGCTCAATCTGGACACAGACTTCACCGACGTGAACTTCCCGAGCGGCACCGTGTCGCCGTCGGCGCACGAGGTGCAGGGCGGCGGCTGGCACGGCACGTGGAAGTTCTCCAGTTTGGTCGCCAGCACGCCGATTGGCGTGGAATTGCCGCAGTTGCTCAACCCTGGGCCGCTGGCGTCGCGCATCACGTTCTTCGCCCCGCTGTCCCTGCTGTTCTTCTTCTTCGTGGTGGCGATCCTGGCGGCGGCGCAGAAGCGTGAACTCCACCCGCTCCACTACTTCTTCTTCAGCTGCGCCTTTTTCGCCTTCCACCTGCTCTTTGCCTACATGGTGGACCACGTGAGCGTGGGACCGGCATTCGCGATCAGCGCCGCGGTCAGCGTGTTCCTGGTGGTCAGTTATGCCAGGTTGTTCGTGGGCTACAAGTTCGCCTTCCGGGAGATGGGGCTCTCGCAGCTGATGTACCTGGTGCTCTTCTCCTTCACGTTCTTCTTCGACGGCTACACCGGGCTGAGCGTCACCATTGGCGCCATCGTCACGCTGTTCTTGGTGATGCAGATCACGGGTCGCAAGAGCTGGAGTGAGCTGCTCGGTGAAAAGCAGCCGCCCGCCGCCCACTGCGCCGTTCCCTACCGCTGCGGCGTGGCCGCGCTGGAGCGAGCAGAGCCCGCGGAGTGA
- a CDS encoding type II toxin-antitoxin system Phd/YefM family antitoxin yields the protein MKRRVSIAEARADLPALVHEAEKRPVTIERRGKRVAVLLSAVEYDRLTGVGGDLWSAISHFRQSHDVASLDLGGVFDDVRDRSPGRGFKW from the coding sequence ATGAAGCGCCGTGTATCCATCGCCGAAGCCAGGGCTGACCTTCCTGCGTTGGTCCATGAGGCGGAGAAGCGCCCGGTGACCATCGAACGCCGTGGGAAGCGCGTAGCGGTGCTGCTGTCGGCAGTGGAGTACGATCGCTTGACCGGAGTTGGTGGTGATCTGTGGTCCGCGATCTCGCACTTCCGCCAAAGCCATGACGTTGCATCGTTGGATCTCGGGGGCGTCTTTGACGATGTACGCGATCGTTCGCCCGGACGTGGATTCAAATGGTGA
- a CDS encoding type II toxin-antitoxin system VapC family toxin — translation MVKFLLDTNALSEPVRARPNPRFMRKLRASAGEVAISSVTWHEAVFGLHRMPDGKRKDAVRAYLFETVAPTTPILAYDARAAEVHGTERARLERLGRAPTFADGQIAGIAIVNALVLVTANAKDFARFERLVVDNWLK, via the coding sequence ATGGTGAAGTTCCTGCTCGACACCAATGCGCTGTCGGAACCAGTACGCGCCCGCCCAAACCCGCGATTCATGCGAAAGTTGCGGGCCAGCGCGGGTGAAGTGGCGATCTCGTCGGTAACCTGGCACGAGGCCGTCTTCGGGCTACACAGAATGCCAGACGGCAAGCGGAAGGACGCTGTCCGCGCGTACTTGTTCGAGACCGTAGCACCGACCACCCCGATTCTCGCCTACGATGCCCGAGCAGCCGAGGTGCACGGCACGGAGCGCGCAAGGCTCGAGCGCCTGGGACGAGCACCGACTTTCGCGGACGGGCAGATTGCGGGGATCGCGATCGTCAACGCACTTGTGCTCGTGACGGCGAACGCCAAGGACTTCGCGCGCTTCGAGCGTCTGGTAGTGGACAATTGGCTCAAGTAG
- a CDS encoding shikimate kinase gives MNARENLLSALGKALKSLRSERELTLAALAERAGLSARFLAQVEAGQGNISVSRLVDLAHALGTTAAELLAGAEEMPDRHRTVALLGLRGAGKSTVGPRLAERLNAEFVELDQLIEHEAGMSLGEVFELQGSGFFRKLEQQVLEGLLARTPRAVIATGGSIVTDTHAYDLLRRSTTTVWLKARPEDHMERVRAQGDERPMRSRNDAMAELRALLKARAPLYAMADHVVDTSLLGVDGSVNALVGALTN, from the coding sequence GTGAACGCCCGCGAAAACCTGCTCTCGGCTCTCGGCAAAGCGCTGAAATCCCTGAGAAGTGAGCGGGAATTGACGCTTGCGGCCCTGGCTGAGCGCGCCGGACTGTCGGCGCGATTCCTGGCCCAGGTCGAAGCGGGGCAGGGGAATATCTCCGTTTCTCGGCTCGTGGATCTGGCCCACGCCCTGGGCACCACGGCCGCGGAACTCCTGGCGGGGGCGGAGGAGATGCCGGACCGGCACCGCACCGTGGCGCTGCTCGGTCTGCGGGGCGCCGGCAAGAGCACCGTCGGGCCGCGCCTGGCCGAACGCCTGAACGCGGAGTTCGTGGAGCTGGATCAGCTCATCGAGCACGAAGCGGGCATGAGCCTCGGAGAGGTGTTCGAGCTGCAGGGCTCCGGATTCTTCCGCAAGTTGGAGCAGCAGGTGCTCGAAGGGCTCCTGGCTCGTACGCCTCGCGCGGTGATCGCCACCGGCGGCAGCATCGTCACGGACACGCACGCCTACGACCTGCTTCGGCGCTCCACGACCACGGTGTGGCTCAAGGCGCGCCCCGAAGATCACATGGAGCGCGTGCGCGCCCAAGGCGACGAGCGGCCCATGCGCAGCCGCAACGACGCGATGGCAGAGCTGCGCGCGTTACTCAAGGCGCGCGCGCCGCTATACGCGATGGCGGATCACGTCGTGGATACGTCCCTGCTGGGCGTGGACGGAAGCGTCAACGCCCTGGTCGGCGCGCTGACGAACTAG
- the boxC gene encoding 2,3-epoxybenzoyl-CoA dihydrolase: MDPISFETHPDRYTRWKLSFDGPVATLAMDVPEDGGLSGDYVLKLNSYDLGVDIELADAISRVRFEHPEVKVLVVTSGQDRIFCSGANIYMLGSSTHAFKVNFCKYTNETRLYLEDLSAASGVPSIAALNGTASGGGYELAMACDHIVLQDDGNTAVSLPEVPLLAVLPGTGGLTRLVDKRMVRRDLADAFSTVAEGVRGKRAVDWRLVDEVAPRSKFGDAVKAAAGKITASARERSGKGVVLPELAPTRDGNKVEYRFVSAEIDNDKRVATVVVRGPKDAPAADAAALREQGESAWSLRAFRELDDVLLDLRFNRLQIGLIVLKTEGDLDKVLAHDRKIAELSKNDWFANEILHLQKRVLKRLDLSAKTSFAIIEPGSCFGGSLFELALSADRSYMLDVDDGPTIQLSPLSFGALPMSNGLSRLATRFLATPERVQELRGREGAFDAQTALDLGLITFAPDDIDWDDEVRIAIEERAAFSPDALTGMEASLRFAGPETMETKIFGRLSAWQNWIFQRPNAVGEKGALTLYGSPERPVFDYRRT, translated from the coding sequence ATGGATCCCATCAGCTTCGAGACCCACCCCGATCGCTACACCCGCTGGAAGCTCTCCTTCGACGGGCCCGTCGCCACCTTGGCGATGGACGTACCCGAGGATGGCGGCCTGTCCGGCGACTACGTGCTCAAGCTCAACAGCTACGACCTCGGAGTGGACATCGAGCTAGCAGACGCCATCAGCCGCGTGCGCTTCGAGCATCCAGAAGTGAAGGTGCTCGTCGTCACCAGTGGTCAGGATCGCATCTTCTGTTCGGGCGCCAACATCTACATGTTGGGCAGCTCTACCCACGCCTTCAAGGTGAACTTCTGCAAGTACACCAACGAGACTCGGCTCTACTTGGAGGATCTGAGCGCGGCCAGCGGCGTGCCCAGCATCGCCGCTCTGAATGGCACCGCCTCGGGTGGCGGCTACGAGCTGGCCATGGCATGCGACCACATCGTGCTGCAAGACGACGGCAACACGGCCGTGAGCTTGCCGGAAGTGCCACTGCTCGCCGTGCTGCCGGGCACGGGCGGCCTCACGCGCTTGGTCGACAAGCGCATGGTGCGCCGTGATCTGGCCGACGCTTTCTCCACCGTCGCCGAGGGCGTGCGCGGCAAGCGCGCCGTGGATTGGCGCCTGGTGGACGAGGTCGCACCGCGCAGCAAGTTCGGCGATGCCGTCAAAGCCGCCGCCGGCAAGATCACTGCGAGCGCCCGGGAACGCTCGGGCAAGGGCGTCGTCCTGCCGGAGCTCGCCCCCACCCGCGACGGCAACAAGGTAGAATACCGCTTCGTCAGCGCCGAGATCGACAACGACAAGCGCGTTGCCACGGTGGTGGTGCGCGGCCCCAAGGACGCGCCCGCGGCTGACGCCGCTGCCCTGCGGGAACAAGGCGAAAGCGCCTGGAGCCTGCGCGCTTTCCGCGAGCTGGACGACGTGCTGCTCGATCTGCGCTTCAACCGCCTGCAGATCGGTTTGATCGTGCTGAAGACCGAGGGCGATCTGGACAAGGTCCTCGCGCACGACCGCAAGATCGCGGAGCTGTCCAAGAACGATTGGTTCGCCAACGAGATCTTGCACCTGCAGAAGCGCGTGCTGAAGCGCCTCGATCTGAGCGCCAAGACCAGCTTCGCCATCATCGAGCCTGGCTCCTGCTTCGGCGGCAGCTTGTTCGAACTCGCGCTCTCCGCGGATCGCTCCTACATGCTGGACGTCGACGATGGCCCGACGATCCAGCTCTCGCCGCTGTCCTTCGGCGCGCTGCCGATGAGCAACGGTCTGTCGCGCCTGGCCACGCGCTTCTTGGCCACCCCGGAGCGCGTGCAAGAGCTTCGCGGCCGCGAGGGCGCCTTCGACGCCCAGACCGCGCTCGACCTCGGCCTCATCACCTTCGCTCCCGACGACATCGACTGGGATGACGAGGTCCGCATCGCCATAGAAGAGCGCGCGGCATTTTCGCCCGACGCGCTCACCGGCATGGAAGCATCGCTGCGCTTCGCCGGCCCCGAAACGATGGAGACCAAGATCTTCGGCCGGCTCTCGGCCTGGCAGAACTGGATCTTCCAGCGCCCAAACGCCGTCGGCGAAAAGGGCGCCCTCACCCTGTACGGGTCCCCCGAGCGCCCCGTCTTCGACTACCGGCGGACCTGA
- the boxB gene encoding benzoyl-CoA 2,3-epoxidase subunit BoxB, with amino-acid sequence MSNVATQEKIPNNVNLSNDRRLQRALEQWQPNFINWWVEMGPEGFQAHDVWLRTAISADSDGWAHFDYVKMPDYRWGIFLADPVKDRTIGFGDDFGKPAWQEVPGEHRNALRRLIVTQGDTEPASVEQQRFLGQTCPSLYDLRNLFQVNVEEGRHLWAMVYLLQSYFGRDGREEAEALLERRSGDADNPRILGAFNAPMLDWLSFFMFTYFTDRDGKYQLLALAESSFDPLSRSCRFMLTEEAHHMFVGETGVQRIVKRTAEVMRDNPGKDPRELGLIDLPTVQRYLNYWYSLSLDLFGGEISSNAAQYFATGLKGRAHEDRFEDHVALEGQYGMDVIKDGKVTHEEVGMRNAMNEVLRDAYVEDCQRGVDKWNKTLAEVGSDFVLTLPSRRFNRQVGIYSGLFFTPTGELMSEDAFNAKRDEWLINEGDREFIKSLMGKAILDPGKMANWIAAPTRGIKGKPIEFEYVRHD; translated from the coding sequence ATGAGCAACGTCGCTACCCAGGAAAAAATCCCGAACAACGTCAATCTCTCCAACGATCGCCGCCTGCAGCGCGCGCTGGAGCAATGGCAGCCCAACTTCATCAACTGGTGGGTAGAGATGGGCCCCGAAGGCTTCCAGGCCCACGACGTGTGGCTACGCACGGCCATCAGTGCCGACAGCGACGGCTGGGCGCACTTCGACTACGTGAAGATGCCCGACTACCGCTGGGGCATCTTCCTGGCCGATCCGGTCAAGGATCGCACCATTGGTTTCGGCGACGACTTCGGCAAGCCTGCGTGGCAAGAGGTTCCCGGCGAGCACCGCAACGCACTGCGACGCCTGATCGTCACCCAGGGTGACACGGAGCCCGCTAGCGTCGAGCAGCAGCGCTTCTTGGGCCAGACCTGTCCCAGCCTCTACGATCTGCGCAACCTGTTCCAGGTGAATGTAGAGGAAGGCCGCCACCTGTGGGCGATGGTGTACCTGCTACAGAGCTACTTCGGCCGCGATGGTCGCGAGGAGGCAGAAGCACTCCTGGAGCGCCGCAGTGGCGACGCCGACAACCCCCGCATCTTGGGCGCCTTCAACGCGCCGATGCTGGATTGGCTCTCCTTCTTCATGTTCACCTACTTCACGGATCGCGACGGCAAGTACCAGCTCCTGGCCCTGGCCGAGAGCTCCTTCGATCCCCTGAGCCGCAGCTGCCGCTTCATGCTCACCGAGGAAGCGCATCACATGTTCGTCGGCGAGACGGGCGTGCAGCGCATCGTCAAGCGCACGGCCGAAGTCATGCGCGACAATCCTGGCAAAGACCCACGCGAACTGGGCCTGATCGATCTACCCACGGTGCAGCGCTACCTGAACTACTGGTACAGCCTGTCCTTGGATCTGTTCGGCGGCGAAATCTCCAGCAACGCCGCCCAGTACTTCGCCACGGGCCTCAAGGGTCGCGCCCACGAGGACCGCTTCGAAGATCACGTGGCCCTCGAAGGGCAATACGGCATGGACGTGATCAAGGACGGCAAGGTCACCCACGAAGAGGTGGGCATGCGCAACGCCATGAACGAGGTACTGCGTGACGCCTACGTGGAAGACTGCCAGCGCGGCGTGGACAAGTGGAACAAGACCCTGGCCGAGGTCGGCTCCGACTTCGTCCTCACCCTGCCCAGCCGCCGCTTCAACCGCCAAGTAGGGATCTACTCGGGCCTATTCTTCACCCCCACGGGCGAGCTGATGAGCGAGGACGCCTTCAACGCCAAGCGCGACGAATGGCTGATCAACGAAGGCGACCGCGAGTTCATCAAGAGCCTGATGGGCAAAGCGATCCTGGACCCCGGCAAGATGGCCAACTGGATCGCCGCCCCCACTCGCGGCATCAAGGGCAAGCCCATCGAGTTCGAGTACGTGCGCCACGACTGA
- a CDS encoding endonuclease domain-containing protein, with product MQEPSPSLSPARRHLLAASASCMRRAPSWPEAKLFSALRGGRLGVRVRRQAVLGPFVVDMLVPAARLVIEVDGPHHAHQRSADARRDRALARLGYRVLRMSAAQVCDSLDAAVERVRRALGQ from the coding sequence ATGCAAGAGCCCTCGCCTTCTCTATCGCCTGCTCGCCGCCACCTGTTGGCCGCATCCGCCTCCTGCATGCGTCGCGCGCCGTCGTGGCCGGAGGCCAAGTTGTTCTCCGCGCTCCGTGGCGGGCGGTTGGGCGTGCGGGTGCGTCGCCAGGCCGTGCTTGGGCCGTTTGTCGTGGACATGCTCGTTCCTGCGGCCCGCTTGGTCATCGAAGTCGACGGGCCGCACCACGCCCACCAACGCAGCGCCGACGCGCGCCGGGACCGCGCGCTCGCGCGCCTCGGCTACCGCGTGCTTCGGATGAGTGCCGCGCAGGTCTGTGATTCGCTCGATGCAGCCGTGGAGCGCGTGCGCAGGGCGCTCGGGCAATGA
- a CDS encoding FRG domain-containing protein, with translation MNSAVEIWAKLHTHDAAALHERWMKNPDEIDDSLLDDRYRHGVWTVKSELELVRLIGGLQWMNPKLKLWYRGEARFHPSPLPGRFRPDSVDPRKAWKWLNDNADKDRAIRDRGPLARAAILQHYGCDTSLLDLTANYEVACAFACETKGSREGHVSVFALPRHTQPVTVFDEADVALVDLHAEMPSYCLRPHVQQAAFIARRAALIADITGDDPVAASEGDLSALRIAHIRLKFDGHNTFYLPRRNRHCIYPPESSGCRNCKGDDGKPHPAMMDGDFLAHVLRCLKRRRKPCRAMRAGDCLASVLRCLKGTHEGAPGRFPDNFNDAACR, from the coding sequence GTGAACTCGGCAGTCGAGATCTGGGCGAAACTGCACACGCACGACGCGGCGGCTTTGCACGAGAGGTGGATGAAGAATCCGGACGAGATCGACGATTCGCTGCTGGATGACCGCTACCGGCATGGAGTATGGACCGTGAAGTCGGAGCTTGAACTCGTGCGCCTGATCGGCGGCTTGCAGTGGATGAACCCGAAGCTAAAGCTTTGGTATCGAGGCGAAGCCAGGTTCCATCCGTCCCCGTTACCCGGTCGTTTTCGGCCAGATTCGGTCGATCCGCGCAAGGCCTGGAAGTGGCTAAACGACAATGCCGACAAGGACCGGGCGATTCGCGACCGGGGCCCGCTCGCTCGCGCGGCGATCCTGCAGCACTACGGCTGCGACACATCCTTGCTCGATCTGACCGCGAACTACGAGGTGGCATGCGCGTTTGCCTGTGAGACCAAGGGCTCCCGCGAGGGTCACGTCTCTGTTTTCGCGTTACCCCGACACACGCAACCGGTGACCGTGTTTGACGAAGCCGACGTTGCCCTCGTAGACCTGCACGCGGAGATGCCATCGTACTGTTTGCGCCCTCACGTTCAACAGGCGGCTTTCATCGCGCGGCGGGCCGCGCTAATCGCGGACATCACTGGCGACGATCCGGTCGCGGCGAGCGAAGGTGACCTAAGTGCACTGCGGATAGCGCATATTCGGCTGAAATTTGACGGGCACAACACATTCTACCTCCCGCGCCGTAACAGACACTGCATCTATCCGCCGGAGAGCTCTGGTTGCCGGAACTGTAAGGGAGATGACGGCAAACCGCACCCCGCAATGATGGACGGTGACTTCCTGGCGCACGTTCTGAGGTGCTTGAAGCGGAGACGCAAACCGTGTCGCGCAATGAGGGCGGGTGACTGCCTGGCATCCGTTCTGCGGTGCTTGAAGGGGACACACGAAGGCGCTCCCGGTCGGTTCCCGGACAACTTCAACGATGCGGCGTGTCGCTGA